The sequence AACAGTGGATACACCTTGCGTTTGTCGCTGTGAGATCGCTGCCGATACACCAGTCCACGCTTTTCCAAGCGGTCGATAATGGTTGTCACTGTGGCCTGGCTCAAGCTCATGCTACTGGCGATTTCGCCAATGGTTTGGTCTCCGCCTTCTTTGATGGTTTGCAGTAACAGGATCTGCGGGGCGGTTAGCCCGGTTGTTTTTGCCAAACGCTTGGAATGCAGGTCGGTGGCGCGTATTACCCGTCGCAGCGCCACCAGTACTTCGTCAATCGTGTTCAATTCCAGTTCTCTAATCAGCTCTCTTTTGGATAAGGCTCGCATAAAAATGCCTTTAGGTCGCGCATTTTAGGCGCCGGCGCTTGGCGTCCAAAATACTTTTGGGGTTTGAAGTGAATTTGAAATATATAATACTTAGTGTACTATATAAATCACTTTTTTGAGATTGCTCAATATTTGTACAGATATTCCTGTTTTGTGGGTCTGTTAGGGTTTTTGTCTCAAAAAATGACCTAATATATGTTTAGACAACGAAATATTAGAGAACAAACTAAAAAGCTGTGTTGGAGTACCCTTTGTCGAACCTAGACGACCTGGTTTTACGCAAGCCCAAACTTGAAGATGGTCTTGCGGTTAATGAATTGGTGGCCAGTTGCCCACCGTTGGATGCAAATTCCAGTTACTGCAACTTTCTGCAGTGCAGTCATTTTGCTGATACCTGTATCGCGGCTGAGGCTGACGATCAAATTTTGGGTTTTGTTTCCGCTTACCCCATTCCATCCAAGCCCGACACCCTGTTTGTCTGGCAGATTGCTGTGCACGAGTCTGCGAGAGGGCAGTCTCTGGCGCCACGAATGCTTGAAAGGCTGCTCAGGCGTCCGGCGTGCGAAGGCATCCATTTTCTCGAAACCACTATTACTAGCAGCAACTCGGCATCCCGGCGGGTGTTCGAGCGTTTAGCTGCAGAACTCAACGCCAATTTGCAAGTGTCTCCCTGGCTGGATTCGGAGCGTCATTTCGACAGCCTCCACCCCAGTGAGCCGCTTGTGCGAATTGGTCCGTTTAATCAACCACGGGAAGATTTATGAAAATTTTTGATGAAATCGAATCTGAAGTTCAAAGTTATGCACGCTCATTTCCACGTATTTTTCATCGCGCGAAAGGCGAGTATATGTGGGACGAAGAGGGCAATCGCTATCTGGATTTTCTCGCTGGCGCAGGCACATTGAACTATGGCCACAATAACCCCTTGTTTAAGCAGGCTTTGCTCGACTACATCGAAGAGGATGGCGTAACTCATGGATTGGATTTGCACACCCGCGCAAAGGGTGAATTTCTGCAAACCCTGAACGACCTGATTTTGAAGCCGCGCAACATGGAATACATGGTGCAGTTTACCGGGCCTACCGGCACCAATGCGGTGGAAGCGGCGATGAAAATCGCTCGCAACGTCACCGGGCAGCAAAACATCGTGACCTTCACCAACGGCTTTCATGGCGTGAGCCTCGGCTCGCTGGCGGCCACCGGCAACTCGCACCACCGCGATGCCGCGGGCGTTAGCTTGAGTGGTACTCATCGACTGCCGTTTGACGGCTATCTCGGTGAAAATATCGATACGACAGAGTACTTGGATAAAGTCCTGGGTGACTCCAGTAGCGGCATTAACTCGCCCGCAGCGGTGATCGTCGAAACGGTTCAAGGTGAGGGCGGTATTAATGCCGCGTCTATCAAATGGCTGCAGAGCTTGCAGACAGTTTGCCGCAAGTACGGCATTTTGCTGATAGTTGACGATATCCAGGCAGGTTGCGGCCGAACGGGTACTTTCTTCAGTTTTGAGGAGGCCGGCATTGAGCCTGACATTATTACCCTGTCCAAGTCCCTGAGCGGCTACGGATTGCCATTCGCAGTCGTGTTAATGAAGCCCGAGCTGGACCAATGGAAACCGGGCGAGCACAACGGTACTTTCCGGGGTAATAACCTGGCTTTTGTTACTGCCAAGGCTGCGCTGGAAAACTATTGGGCAGATGACGCATTCAGTAACGAGGTGAAAAAGAAAGGGGATTACATTACATCACGCCTGGATGCCATAGTTGCTAAGTATGGTAATGGTAGTTTCTCCACGCGCGGGCGGGGTATGTTTAGAGGAATCAACTGTGTGAACGGCGATATTGCCGGAAAGATTACCCATCTTGCGTTCAAGAAAGGGTTGATCATTGAGACCAGTGGTGCCGACGACCAAGTGGTGAAATTTCTTTGCCCACTCACCATTTCTGAAGAAAATCTGAAGCACGGACTTGATATTGTGGAAGAAGCAATCGCCGAAACCTGTGCGAGTCTGGATACGCTGCCGGAAAATATAGTTTATTTTAAAGCCGGATAATTATTTGACCTCATAGGTACGTTTAGAAAGACAGGATAAATTATGATAGTTCGCAACTTAACTGAAGCACGTGATTCAAATCGTACGATCGTTTCGCCCGACGGCAACTGGGAAAGCACCCGGATGTTGTTAAAAGACGACAAGATGGGCTTCTCGTTTCACATTACAACCATTTATAAGGGTGCTGATTTCCGAATGCACTACCAAAATCATCTGGAATCGGTATATTGCGTTCGCGGCCGTGGTGAAGTGGAAACCCTGGCCGATGGTAAAAAATACCCGATTGAGCCTGGCACGCTTTACATACTTGATAAGCACGATGAGCATATGCTGCGCGCGTTCGAGGAAATGGAAATGGCCTGTGTGTTCAACCCGCCCCTAAACGGCACCGAAGTGCATAACGCTGAGGGCGCGTACGAGTTGGATGCAGAGGCGCTGTAAGTTGGCAAGGCCTGCAGAGCGCAAGTTCGCGCCGCGCAGGCCGAACATACCGCTGAGTGATCTCGTCTGAGAAGCGCTTAGCGAGCAGATTGATAATTGCACTGGGAAGCGATTCAGCGGTTCGGGCTGTCTGGGTTTCCCAATAACAATATTCTGAGTCGACACTACTTCTTGGGGAAAGAATATGCATACGGTAGAAAAAATTGGTGGCACATCCATGAGTGACTACCAGGCGGTTAGGGACAACATCATCTTGAACAACGGCGGGTCACCCTACGGCCGTATGTTTGTTGTTTCAGCCTATGGCGGTGTAACCAACAGCTTGCTCGAGCACAAAAAGAGTGGCGAGCCCGGCATCTACACGTTATTTGCCAGTGCAATTGAAGACGATACATGGTTAAAGAAAACGGAAGAGTTAAAGTTAACGCTACATGGCATTAACGCGCAGCTTTTCACCGAGGAGCATTCCCTCGCGCAAGCAAATGCATTCATTGATGAGCGCTTGACCAGTGCCAGAGCCTGCCTGCGCAATTTGCAGCGGCTGTGTCAGCACGGCCATTTCTCTCTGGCTTCCCACCTGGATACGGTCCGTGAGATGCTCGCCAGCATCGGTGAAGCACATAGTGCATACAATATGACGCAACTGTTGCAGCGCGACGGCATTAACGCGCGCTTCGTCGATTTGACCGGGTGGCAGTCCGACGCGCACATCTCGCTCGATGAGCGTATCAAGCTCGCGTTGCAAGATATCGACGTGGAAAAGGAATTGCCTATCGTTACCGGGTACGCGCACTGCGACAGTGGTTTGATGTCGTCTTTTGATCGTGGCTACAGCGAAATGACTTTCAGCCGTCTCGCTGTACTGAGTGGTGCCAGTGAGGCGATTATCCACAAAGAATTCCATCTGAGTAGCGCAGACCCGCGCCTGGTTGGAGAATCGAACGCCGTGCCGATTGGTCGGACCAACTACGACGTGGCCGACCAGCTCGCGAACCTGGGTATGGAAGCGATTCACCCGAAAGCGGGGCGGGGACTACGAGAACAGAAAATTCCTCTGCGAGTCAAAAATACGTTCGAGCCAGAGCATGCGGGTACGCTGATTACTACCGATTACGTGAGCGATCGCCCCTGCGTCGAGATCATCGCCGGTGCAAAGGGCGTACATGCCGTTGAGGTGTTTGATCAGGATATGACCGGGAGTGTGCACAAGTACGATACCGAGATCCTAAGCGTAATCAAACGCTTTAAAGCGCATATTGTTTCCAAAGACATAAACGCCAACACGGTAACGCATTACCTGTCGACAAATTTGAAGACGGTTAAGCGAATTTGTGCTGTACTTGCAGAAAAGTTTCCGGAAGCGGAAATCAACCAGCAAAAGGTGGCTGTAGTGTCGGCAATTGGTAGCGATTTGAAAATTCCGGGCATGTTAGCTGAAACGGTGCGCGCCATTGCGGCCGAGAGTATCAGTGTACTGGCGATCCACCAGACCATGCGTCAAGTGGATATGCAATTCGTCGTG comes from Teredinibacter turnerae and encodes:
- a CDS encoding MarR family winged helix-turn-helix transcriptional regulator, yielding MRALSKRELIRELELNTIDEVLVALRRVIRATDLHSKRLAKTTGLTAPQILLLQTIKEGGDQTIGEIASSMSLSQATVTTIIDRLEKRGLVYRQRSHSDKRKVYPLLTDEAQEVLKEAPTPLQEQFTRQFDALHEWEKTMIISALQRVAQMMDAEHIDASPVLDIGVLHRTSTGHEKD
- the ectA gene encoding diaminobutyrate acetyltransferase, whose protein sequence is MSNLDDLVLRKPKLEDGLAVNELVASCPPLDANSSYCNFLQCSHFADTCIAAEADDQILGFVSAYPIPSKPDTLFVWQIAVHESARGQSLAPRMLERLLRRPACEGIHFLETTITSSNSASRRVFERLAAELNANLQVSPWLDSERHFDSLHPSEPLVRIGPFNQPREDL
- the ectB gene encoding diaminobutyrate--2-oxoglutarate transaminase, producing MKIFDEIESEVQSYARSFPRIFHRAKGEYMWDEEGNRYLDFLAGAGTLNYGHNNPLFKQALLDYIEEDGVTHGLDLHTRAKGEFLQTLNDLILKPRNMEYMVQFTGPTGTNAVEAAMKIARNVTGQQNIVTFTNGFHGVSLGSLAATGNSHHRDAAGVSLSGTHRLPFDGYLGENIDTTEYLDKVLGDSSSGINSPAAVIVETVQGEGGINAASIKWLQSLQTVCRKYGILLIVDDIQAGCGRTGTFFSFEEAGIEPDIITLSKSLSGYGLPFAVVLMKPELDQWKPGEHNGTFRGNNLAFVTAKAALENYWADDAFSNEVKKKGDYITSRLDAIVAKYGNGSFSTRGRGMFRGINCVNGDIAGKITHLAFKKGLIIETSGADDQVVKFLCPLTISEENLKHGLDIVEEAIAETCASLDTLPENIVYFKAG
- a CDS encoding ectoine synthase, whose product is MIVRNLTEARDSNRTIVSPDGNWESTRMLLKDDKMGFSFHITTIYKGADFRMHYQNHLESVYCVRGRGEVETLADGKKYPIEPGTLYILDKHDEHMLRAFEEMEMACVFNPPLNGTEVHNAEGAYELDAEAL
- a CDS encoding aspartate kinase → MHTVEKIGGTSMSDYQAVRDNIILNNGGSPYGRMFVVSAYGGVTNSLLEHKKSGEPGIYTLFASAIEDDTWLKKTEELKLTLHGINAQLFTEEHSLAQANAFIDERLTSARACLRNLQRLCQHGHFSLASHLDTVREMLASIGEAHSAYNMTQLLQRDGINARFVDLTGWQSDAHISLDERIKLALQDIDVEKELPIVTGYAHCDSGLMSSFDRGYSEMTFSRLAVLSGASEAIIHKEFHLSSADPRLVGESNAVPIGRTNYDVADQLANLGMEAIHPKAGRGLREQKIPLRVKNTFEPEHAGTLITTDYVSDRPCVEIIAGAKGVHAVEVFDQDMTGSVHKYDTEILSVIKRFKAHIVSKDINANTVTHYLSTNLKTVKRICAVLAEKFPEAEINQQKVAVVSAIGSDLKIPGMLAETVRAIAAESISVLAIHQTMRQVDMQFVVAEDDYETTVKSLHQALVEVHQHGRAICLAS